The Paenibacillus thermoaerophilus genome segment AAAAAAATAAAAATCGGTTAAGCGGCCTTGGTCCTGAATTCCATGGGACTGAGGCCATTTAGTTTTGCCTGTAATCGCTCGTTATTGTAAAAACGGATGTAGTCATCTATGTCTTTTTTGAGTTCCTCAAAGGTACTGTATGTATGCAAATAATACCTCTCACATTTCAGGGTTCCCCAGAAGG includes the following:
- a CDS encoding IS3 family transposase, coding for MKCERYYLHTYSTFEELKKDIDDYIRFYNNERLQAKLNGLSPMEFRTKAA